One stretch of Rhizobium rhizoryzae DNA includes these proteins:
- a CDS encoding diguanylate cyclase domain-containing protein: MTDAMAGSGSSLLPDDTLQDLRQRLIRISTLFSAEDGHSTVIQTLDARALLDQFSEEVHMTDRLGRLVFANSAAMSRMRTHAPLTLTAENIYCDEAEARFLLEQELMARGTVDEREEVIAEPDGRKVWLFTTRTPLRGDEGQVVGLMVMSRDITERKQHDETRLAYAQTLEMIARGKPLRDILERICLMVQQPLTGICASILLFEEETATLRHGAAPSLPDAYTRIVDGVQIGPRVGSCGTAAWRREAVIVRDIQTDPLWSDFKELAGAFDLRSCWSTPLMGADGAVLGTFALYSQTVREPSEAEIRMTSLASDLAGIAIERARNEQKIRYMAHHDPLTGLPNRALFWPQFSRALAQAARENRKITVAYIDLDNFKQINDGLGHAVGDEVLKVISQRLIESIRSTDLAVRLGGDEFAIVFSNPMQDEAHVLRRLDEIRRLMAAPIEFEGHSIHATSSMGVAFFPKDGTTPEELLARADAAMYEAKAGGRDKLEVAPMTRIVSGRSLLAEACPAE, encoded by the coding sequence ATGACAGATGCTATGGCTGGCAGCGGTTCCTCACTGTTGCCGGATGATACGCTACAGGATTTGCGCCAGCGCCTGATCCGGATTTCGACCTTGTTTTCCGCAGAGGACGGTCACTCGACCGTCATCCAGACGCTCGACGCCCGCGCGCTGCTGGACCAGTTTTCCGAAGAAGTGCATATGACCGACCGGCTGGGGCGGCTTGTGTTTGCCAATTCGGCAGCCATGTCGCGCATGCGCACCCACGCACCGCTGACATTGACCGCCGAAAACATTTATTGCGATGAGGCCGAGGCCCGGTTTCTGCTGGAACAGGAACTGATGGCGCGCGGCACGGTGGATGAGCGCGAGGAGGTCATTGCCGAGCCGGATGGCCGCAAGGTCTGGTTGTTCACCACCCGAACGCCGCTGCGTGGCGATGAAGGCCAGGTCGTCGGCCTGATGGTCATGTCGCGTGACATCACTGAACGCAAGCAGCATGATGAAACCCGTCTGGCCTACGCACAGACGCTGGAGATGATCGCCAGAGGCAAGCCGCTGCGGGACATTCTGGAGCGGATCTGCCTGATGGTGCAGCAGCCTTTGACGGGTATCTGCGCATCCATTCTTCTGTTCGAAGAAGAGACCGCCACTTTGCGGCATGGCGCCGCCCCCAGCCTGCCGGATGCCTATACCCGGATTGTCGACGGCGTCCAGATCGGGCCGCGCGTCGGCTCCTGCGGAACCGCTGCATGGCGCCGCGAGGCTGTCATCGTGCGCGATATCCAGACCGATCCGCTCTGGAGCGACTTCAAGGAACTGGCAGGCGCCTTCGATTTGCGTTCCTGCTGGTCGACACCCCTCATGGGTGCGGATGGCGCTGTCCTCGGGACCTTTGCTCTCTATTCGCAAACCGTTCGCGAACCGAGCGAGGCGGAAATCCGGATGACGAGCCTTGCCTCGGATCTCGCTGGCATCGCCATTGAACGGGCCCGAAACGAGCAGAAAATTCGCTATATGGCGCATCACGATCCGCTGACGGGCCTGCCGAACCGCGCTCTGTTCTGGCCGCAGTTCAGCCGGGCACTTGCGCAGGCGGCGCGCGAAAATCGCAAGATCACGGTCGCCTATATCGACCTCGACAATTTCAAGCAGATCAATGACGGGCTCGGACATGCCGTGGGCGACGAGGTCCTGAAGGTGATTTCGCAGAGGCTCATCGAGTCGATCCGCTCCACGGATCTCGCAGTCCGGCTGGGGGGCGATGAATTCGCCATCGTCTTCAGCAATCCGATGCAGGATGAGGCGCATGTCCTGCGGCGGCTGGATGAGATCCGCAGGCTCATGGCGGCGCCCATCGAGTTCGAGGGTCACAGCATTCATGCCACATCCAGCATGGGGGTGGCCTTCTTCCCGAAGGATGGAACAACGCCGGAGGAGCTTCTGGCCCGCGCCGATGCGGCCATGTACGAGGCCAAGGCCGGAGGGCGCGACAAGCTGGAGGTCGCCCCAATGACCCGTATCGTTTCCGGGCGCTCGCTTCTGGCAGAGGCCTGTCCGGCCGAGTGA
- a CDS encoding TIGR03808 family TAT-translocated repetitive protein — MIRPSFSEAASRPETKPELRGTIDPGRYGLVADASRSSASYLGDLLRKAAARDMPVFLPPGTYPLSQLDLPENTRLTGIAGSSRIVFTGGSHFLRARGLKRLSLSGLVIDGANLPPSAEAKALLSAQSISDLMIEDCEITGSRLSGIHLQACRATLRRNRIGNVAEYGVLAVDGVNSAMTDNEVTNCGNGGILVHRSVKGSDRTMVTGNRIIRSRADYGGTGPFGNAINLYRADDVLVSGNHIADSAFTAIRANAASNVQITNNQCLNSGETAIYSEFGFEGALVSGNLVDGGANGISVVNFDSGGRLGVISSNIVRNIRDTGPYVHDSVGFGYGIAAEADVVISANVVERVARFGLLAGWGAYLRNVLVTGNIIREAQTGMAVSVVEEAGQATIANNLFEKTPKGAIIGYRWHDAATGDLVAGSSAHKHLTIMNNRSG, encoded by the coding sequence ATGATTCGTCCCTCTTTCTCTGAGGCTGCCTCACGCCCGGAGACGAAGCCGGAACTTCGCGGCACAATCGACCCCGGCCGCTATGGTCTGGTAGCGGACGCTTCTCGCTCAAGCGCTTCCTATCTCGGCGATCTTCTGCGCAAGGCGGCGGCGCGCGATATGCCGGTCTTCCTGCCGCCTGGCACCTATCCTCTCTCGCAGCTGGATCTTCCGGAGAATACGCGACTGACCGGCATTGCCGGTTCCAGTCGCATCGTCTTCACCGGCGGCAGTCATTTCCTGCGGGCGCGCGGGCTGAAACGCCTCAGCCTTTCCGGCCTTGTCATCGATGGCGCCAACCTGCCACCTTCCGCCGAGGCGAAGGCTCTGCTTTCCGCGCAATCGATCAGCGACCTGATGATCGAGGATTGCGAAATTACCGGCTCGCGCCTGAGCGGCATTCACCTGCAGGCATGCCGCGCCACGCTTCGCCGCAACCGCATCGGCAATGTGGCGGAATACGGCGTTCTGGCCGTCGATGGCGTGAACAGTGCCATGACCGACAATGAGGTTACGAACTGCGGCAATGGCGGCATTCTGGTGCATCGCTCCGTCAAAGGGTCCGACCGCACCATGGTGACCGGGAACAGGATCATCAGATCACGGGCTGATTATGGTGGCACCGGTCCCTTTGGCAATGCGATCAACCTCTACCGCGCCGATGATGTGCTCGTCAGCGGCAACCACATTGCTGACAGCGCCTTCACGGCCATTCGCGCCAATGCAGCCTCCAATGTGCAGATCACCAACAACCAATGTCTCAACTCCGGCGAAACCGCGATCTATTCCGAGTTCGGCTTCGAAGGAGCGCTGGTCAGCGGCAATCTGGTGGATGGCGGCGCGAACGGCATTTCCGTCGTGAACTTCGACTCCGGCGGCAGGCTGGGCGTCATCTCCAGCAATATCGTGCGCAATATCCGGGATACTGGCCCCTACGTGCATGACAGCGTCGGCTTCGGCTATGGCATTGCGGCGGAGGCAGACGTCGTGATTTCGGCCAATGTGGTTGAGCGCGTGGCTCGCTTCGGGCTTCTGGCGGGCTGGGGCGCCTATCTGCGCAATGTGCTGGTCACCGGCAACATCATCCGCGAGGCGCAAACAGGCATGGCCGTTTCCGTGGTGGAAGAGGCCGGACAAGCGACCATAGCCAACAATCTGTTCGAGAAGACACCCAAGGGCGCCATCATCGGGTATCGCTGGCACGATGCAGCAACAGGCGATCTCGTTGCCGGCAGCAGCGCGCACAAGCACCTGACGATCATGAACAATCGGAGTGGTTGA
- a CDS encoding glutathione S-transferase family protein, whose protein sequence is MIKLYGSYRSRATRPLWLLAELGIPFEHIPVVQAKRLENPLASGAPINTQSEAFLSVNPMGTIPSMEDGDVKVHESLAITLYLAKKYGGDLGPRDVAEDAAMMQWSLFVATEIETTALKISYASLGEQTDETRATMEAAAAALIRSFDVLEKHLEARTWMVGERFTAADINVAEIVRYAQPYAPLFETRPALKGWLERAQARPAFKAMWEKRLAEPASGPV, encoded by the coding sequence ATGATCAAACTCTACGGCTCCTACCGTTCGCGCGCCACGCGCCCGCTCTGGCTTCTGGCAGAACTCGGGATCCCGTTCGAGCATATTCCGGTGGTGCAGGCCAAGAGACTGGAAAACCCGCTCGCCTCCGGTGCACCGATCAATACCCAGTCTGAAGCCTTTCTCTCTGTAAACCCGATGGGCACCATCCCGTCCATGGAAGACGGTGATGTCAAAGTCCATGAATCGCTCGCCATCACGCTTTATCTTGCCAAGAAGTACGGCGGTGATCTTGGCCCCCGCGATGTCGCTGAAGATGCGGCGATGATGCAATGGTCGCTGTTCGTTGCGACAGAAATTGAGACGACGGCCCTGAAGATTTCCTATGCTTCGCTGGGTGAACAGACCGACGAGACAAGGGCGACGATGGAAGCGGCCGCTGCGGCACTTATCCGCTCCTTCGACGTGCTGGAAAAGCACCTGGAAGCCAGGACCTGGATGGTGGGCGAGCGCTTCACCGCGGCCGATATCAACGTCGCTGAAATCGTGCGCTACGCTCAACCCTACGCGCCTCTGTTCGAGACCCGCCCTGCCCTCAAGGGCTGGCTGGAGCGGGCGCAGGCCCGCCCCGCCTTCAAGGCGATGTGGGAGAAGCGGCTGGCGGAGCCTGCATCCGGGCCAGTCTGA
- a CDS encoding DUF2087 domain-containing protein — translation MSKTVSGMVVTDVSAFAKSIRRELLARETGTDHRPVSHLELLNILARSAGFRNFQHLKASDRKVDTGFRTIRCEEEASCGAAESPLDARETPEPEPVDHRKIEQILRCFDASGVLLRWPKKTSHQRLALWWCWAAMPSRRDLTEPEVNVVLKALNGFGDHVLMRREMIDWGMMTRSLDCKVYRRVETKPPAEAASLIARLQERKRAGIVPRPSGREQFRLARMQAPPAASPTSP, via the coding sequence ATGTCGAAAACTGTATCGGGCATGGTGGTGACGGATGTCTCCGCCTTCGCCAAATCCATTCGCAGGGAGCTTCTGGCGCGCGAGACCGGAACGGATCATAGGCCGGTCAGCCATCTGGAGCTTCTCAACATTCTGGCCCGCAGCGCAGGCTTCCGGAATTTCCAGCACTTGAAAGCATCGGACCGAAAAGTGGACACCGGTTTTCGGACAATCCGATGCGAGGAAGAAGCATCTTGTGGTGCCGCCGAAAGCCCTCTTGATGCGCGGGAGACACCAGAGCCTGAACCCGTCGATCACCGCAAGATCGAGCAGATCCTGCGCTGTTTCGATGCGAGCGGCGTGCTTTTGCGCTGGCCGAAAAAGACCTCGCATCAACGGCTGGCATTGTGGTGGTGCTGGGCGGCGATGCCATCCAGACGGGATCTGACCGAGCCGGAGGTCAATGTAGTCCTCAAAGCGTTGAATGGCTTTGGGGATCACGTGCTGATGCGCCGCGAGATGATCGACTGGGGTATGATGACCCGCTCGCTGGACTGCAAGGTCTATCGCCGGGTGGAAACAAAACCGCCCGCGGAAGCGGCAAGCCTGATTGCCCGCCTGCAGGAGCGCAAGCGGGCAGGGATTGTTCCAAGACCATCAGGCCGCGAACAGTTCAGACTGGCCCGGATGCAGGCTCCGCCAGCCGCTTCTCCCACATCGCCTTGA
- a CDS encoding glutathione S-transferase family protein, translated as MYQLFFSPGACSLASHITLREAGLPFELKRLKFAEGQQRSPDYLKVNPKGRVPALVTPEGTITETPAILFYIAQIAPDKKLAPLDNPFELARLQAFNSFIASTVHVAHAHGPRGSRWANEPTSLEDMRRKVPETMRDGFRLIEQDLTGDFVMGDRFSIADPYLFTMSSWLKGDAVEIAEFPRVKAHFERMQARDAVREALAAEAAG; from the coding sequence GTGTATCAATTGTTTTTCTCTCCGGGTGCCTGCTCGCTCGCCTCACATATAACGCTTCGAGAGGCGGGACTTCCCTTTGAGCTGAAACGGCTGAAATTCGCAGAAGGCCAGCAGCGTTCACCGGACTATCTGAAGGTCAATCCGAAAGGCCGGGTCCCGGCGCTCGTCACGCCGGAGGGCACCATTACCGAAACCCCGGCCATCCTGTTCTACATCGCGCAGATCGCGCCGGACAAGAAACTCGCGCCGCTCGACAATCCGTTCGAACTGGCACGGCTTCAGGCCTTCAACAGCTTCATCGCGTCCACCGTTCATGTGGCCCATGCCCATGGACCGCGCGGCTCCCGCTGGGCGAACGAGCCCACCTCGCTGGAGGATATGCGCCGCAAGGTGCCCGAAACCATGCGGGATGGCTTCCGCCTGATCGAGCAGGATCTGACCGGCGACTTCGTGATGGGCGACCGGTTCTCGATTGCCGATCCCTATCTTTTCACCATGTCCAGCTGGCTGAAGGGCGATGCCGTAGAGATAGCCGAGTTCCCCAGGGTCAAGGCGCATTTCGAGCGCATGCAGGCGCGGGATGCTGTGCGGGAAGCGCTGGCGGCAGAGGCTGCGGGTTGA
- a CDS encoding asparaginase produces the protein MQNPVTVEVTRGSLVESRHRGMAVVVDGAGKVLFQAGDIEAAVFPRSACKAMQAIPLIESGAADAFGLTAKELALSCSSHSGEDEHVSTAAGMLAKAGRDVSALECGAHWSSDQKTIIHQARTLEAPNALHNNCSGKHSGFICTCVQSGWDHAGYIGYDHPLQAEIRAVMEDLTGAALGTDNCGVDGCSIPTYAAPLKGLAHGFAKMLTGTGISKTRADASRRLMEACMAEPFYVAGTGRACTKLMQIAPGKIFAKTGAEGVFVAALPDHGVAMAVKCEDGTTRAAESMIFALVARYFEAGSPEREALMALANRTMKNWNGITVGEIRATDAMFA, from the coding sequence ATGCAAAATCCCGTGACCGTTGAAGTAACCCGTGGTTCTCTGGTCGAAAGCCGTCATCGCGGCATGGCCGTGGTGGTGGATGGCGCGGGCAAGGTGCTGTTTCAGGCAGGCGATATCGAGGCCGCCGTGTTTCCCCGGTCCGCCTGCAAGGCCATGCAGGCCATTCCATTGATCGAGAGCGGCGCGGCGGATGCCTTTGGCCTGACGGCGAAGGAACTGGCGCTCTCCTGTTCCTCCCATTCAGGCGAAGACGAGCATGTCTCGACGGCAGCGGGCATGCTGGCGAAAGCCGGACGCGATGTCAGCGCGCTGGAATGCGGTGCGCATTGGTCGTCCGACCAGAAAACGATCATCCATCAGGCCCGTACGCTGGAGGCGCCCAATGCGCTGCATAACAATTGCTCCGGCAAGCATTCGGGCTTCATCTGCACCTGCGTTCAGTCCGGTTGGGACCATGCAGGTTATATCGGTTACGATCACCCGCTTCAGGCCGAAATCCGCGCCGTGATGGAGGATCTGACGGGGGCGGCACTCGGAACCGATAATTGCGGCGTCGATGGCTGTTCCATTCCCACCTATGCCGCACCCTTGAAAGGTCTCGCCCACGGTTTTGCAAAGATGCTGACGGGAACGGGTATCTCCAAAACCCGGGCCGACGCCTCGCGCCGCCTGATGGAGGCCTGCATGGCGGAACCGTTTTACGTGGCGGGTACGGGCCGCGCTTGCACGAAGCTGATGCAGATCGCTCCGGGCAAGATTTTCGCCAAGACGGGCGCGGAAGGCGTGTTCGTTGCGGCCCTGCCGGACCACGGCGTGGCCATGGCGGTGAAGTGCGAGGATGGCACGACGCGCGCGGCGGAAAGCATGATTTTTGCTCTCGTCGCGCGCTATTTCGAAGCCGGCAGCCCGGAGCGCGAGGCGCTGATGGCGCTCGCCAACCGCACCATGAAAAACTGGAACGGCATCACCGTCGGCGAAATCCGCGCGACCGACGCCATGTTCGCCTGA
- a CDS encoding DUF3750 domain-containing protein produces MTTFIFLKRLFLAIFAIYLLPTFASAGWWALQDRPARWSEANWGSAGILPEASQSDEAAVYVFSAKTGGLKGAVASHAWIVTKEKGARTYTRYDKVGWGSPIRRNHRPADAFWYSNRPELVTKITGEDAQALIPKVEAAIAAYPYAEPGGYTIWPGPNSNTFVAHVLRSVPELGAVLPPHAVGRDYLPDGAFVHLDQDGKDLHLTIRGLIGLSAGVRSGFEVHFLGLVAGIDVMRPGIKIPAFGRIGV; encoded by the coding sequence ATGACGACCTTCATCTTCCTCAAGCGATTGTTTCTGGCGATCTTCGCCATATACCTCCTGCCCACTTTTGCCTCTGCCGGATGGTGGGCGCTGCAGGACCGTCCTGCCCGCTGGAGCGAGGCCAACTGGGGCTCAGCGGGCATTCTGCCGGAAGCTTCCCAAAGCGACGAGGCAGCGGTCTACGTATTTTCCGCCAAGACCGGTGGACTGAAAGGCGCCGTTGCCAGCCATGCGTGGATCGTGACGAAGGAAAAGGGCGCAAGGACGTATACCCGCTATGACAAGGTGGGCTGGGGTTCACCCATTCGGCGCAATCACCGTCCGGCAGATGCCTTCTGGTATTCCAACCGCCCGGAACTGGTGACGAAGATAACGGGCGAAGATGCGCAGGCGCTCATTCCCAAGGTGGAAGCCGCCATTGCCGCCTACCCCTATGCCGAGCCCGGCGGCTATACCATCTGGCCGGGACCGAACTCCAACACCTTCGTGGCGCATGTCTTGCGCAGCGTGCCGGAACTGGGCGCAGTCCTGCCACCGCATGCAGTGGGCCGCGATTATCTGCCGGATGGCGCGTTCGTGCATCTGGATCAGGACGGGAAAGACCTGCACCTGACGATTCGCGGATTGATCGGCCTGTCTGCCGGTGTACGCAGCGGTTTCGAGGTGCATTTTCTGGGGCTGGTGGCTGGCATCGACGTGATGCGGCCGGGCATCAAGATCCCCGCCTTCGGCCGGATCGGGGTGTGA
- a CDS encoding ribbon-helix-helix protein, CopG family: MTETIELSADLDRRLTDLAKRNGMNRNEFLLRVIEDGILDAEADLRADAVEARIAAGEEKTMTSTEVRRALGLEH; this comes from the coding sequence ATGACGGAAACAATCGAACTTTCTGCGGATCTGGATCGACGATTGACCGATCTTGCAAAACGCAATGGCATGAACCGGAATGAGTTCCTGTTGCGAGTGATCGAAGACGGCATTCTGGATGCGGAAGCAGATCTGCGCGCAGACGCTGTGGAAGCGAGAATTGCTGCGGGCGAAGAAAAGACCATGACCTCTACCGAGGTAAGGCGAGCACTTGGTCTGGAACATTAA
- a CDS encoding type II toxin-antitoxin system RelE family toxin: MVWNINYSDTAFTILSKLDKATAKSIIDYMDHRIATCDDPRQFGKPLTGSLKGRWRYRVGDHRTICRITDSSFDILVIEIGHRREVYRKQKGSHDWRPFHEYWSETNPVQHHRSGWNLQEVWIRPRAAPSSPKPFPCPFR; the protein is encoded by the coding sequence TTGGTCTGGAACATTAATTATTCGGATACTGCCTTCACAATTTTAAGCAAACTCGACAAAGCGACAGCAAAATCAATCATCGATTACATGGATCACAGGATAGCCACCTGTGATGATCCACGGCAATTCGGAAAGCCTTTGACCGGGTCGTTGAAAGGCCGCTGGCGCTATCGGGTCGGCGATCACCGAACCATCTGCCGCATTACCGACAGTTCATTCGACATCCTTGTGATCGAAATCGGTCATCGCCGGGAAGTCTACAGAAAACAAAAAGGGTCGCACGACTGGCGACCCTTCCATGAGTATTGGTCCGAAACGAACCCGGTTCAGCACCACCGAAGCGGCTGGAACCTGCAGGAGGTGTGGATCAGGCCGAGGGCTGCCCCGTCGTCACCAAAACCTTTCCCATGTCCATTTCGCTAA